The proteins below come from a single uncultured Carboxylicivirga sp. genomic window:
- a CDS encoding ATP-binding protein: MIKRLRNLSIRFKIALLLNSFALLIIFLVSVVLAQQFKSALQERILLQLSSIRHLKTIQMERILDSHMQEIKIMLSHINNSEYLDALAADRFIHIDSIVINNELAETLELKNDTLFIEDISSDISDGTLHLAYHVAHQNVIYTFYSTPQSIQNVLFERTGMGESGETYIVGNDGYMRSQSRFWIDTFPTHINSKTKAFNMAQDIGGGVTQHTDYRGIEVFSSFSSFHYHGLNWVILSEIDVEEALLPLEYMEKRIFLISALIAIGVLLLSNLLAWYIVHPVLNVKKALTKISKGEKTTIPHYKNHDEIGSLFSTLGLLITNTEQIIDFANHIANGQFNRTMVMRSQDDRLVSSLNYMKDQLIEIQERERQLQIKSQRLLMAGEEKERDRLSKELHDSIGPLLTNLKLILSQNDTSKAIVEKRVQNIIEEVRKISVNLMPSVLKDFGLIAAVQNFIDQLPKSTDCQISFVADKEEESNIPLDIALNAFRIIQESINNALKHANASKIKLSITEFSNQVNIYITDNGNGFDINKITFGNGLMNIKERVHVFNGHLDIKSGKEGTSLEIEFETKQEL, translated from the coding sequence ATGATTAAAAGATTGCGAAACCTGAGTATCAGATTTAAAATAGCCTTGTTACTCAACTCGTTTGCACTCTTAATAATCTTTTTAGTATCGGTTGTTTTAGCACAGCAATTTAAAAGTGCTCTTCAGGAACGTATTCTTTTACAACTATCTTCCATCAGACATTTAAAAACCATACAGATGGAAAGAATTCTGGATAGCCACATGCAAGAAATTAAAATAATGCTATCGCATATCAACAATAGCGAATACCTTGACGCTTTAGCAGCAGATCGTTTTATCCATATAGATTCCATAGTTATTAACAATGAACTAGCCGAAACATTAGAATTAAAAAACGATACTCTTTTTATCGAAGACATCAGCTCCGATATTAGTGACGGGACTTTGCATTTAGCCTACCACGTAGCTCATCAAAATGTAATTTACACCTTTTACTCTACTCCACAATCCATTCAGAATGTATTATTTGAGCGCACAGGAATGGGCGAATCAGGAGAAACTTATATTGTTGGTAACGATGGATATATGAGAAGCCAGTCACGATTTTGGATCGACACATTCCCAACACATATTAATAGTAAAACAAAGGCTTTTAATATGGCACAAGATATAGGCGGAGGAGTCACTCAACATACCGATTATAGAGGCATTGAAGTATTTAGCTCCTTTTCATCCTTTCATTACCATGGACTTAACTGGGTAATTCTTTCGGAAATTGATGTTGAAGAAGCACTTCTGCCATTAGAGTATATGGAAAAACGTATTTTTCTTATATCAGCCCTAATTGCAATAGGAGTATTACTTCTTTCAAATTTATTGGCTTGGTACATTGTTCATCCGGTATTAAATGTTAAAAAGGCACTGACCAAAATATCGAAAGGAGAAAAAACGACCATACCTCACTATAAAAACCATGATGAAATTGGTAGTCTATTCTCAACTTTGGGATTATTAATTACCAATACCGAACAAATAATTGACTTTGCCAATCACATTGCCAATGGGCAATTTAATCGCACTATGGTAATGCGCAGTCAGGATGATCGTTTGGTAAGTAGCTTAAACTACATGAAAGATCAACTAATTGAAATACAAGAGCGAGAGCGCCAATTACAAATAAAAAGTCAGCGTTTATTAATGGCCGGCGAAGAAAAAGAGCGTGATCGCTTAAGTAAAGAGCTTCATGATAGCATTGGGCCTTTACTCACCAATCTTAAGCTGATACTATCGCAAAACGATACAAGTAAAGCCATTGTTGAAAAAAGAGTTCAGAATATAATTGAAGAAGTACGAAAAATATCAGTTAACCTCATGCCTTCTGTCTTAAAAGATTTTGGTTTGATAGCTGCTGTTCAAAACTTTATTGATCAATTACCAAAATCTACAGACTGCCAAATTTCTTTTGTAGCAGATAAAGAAGAAGAATCGAATATACCTTTAGATATAGCTCTAAATGCGTTTCGAATCATACAGGAATCCATTAACAATGCATTGAAACATGCCAATGCAAGCAAAATAAAATTATCAATTACCGAGTTTTCTAACCAAGTAAATATATATATTACTGATAATGGAAATGGTTTCGATATTAATAAGATAACATTTGGAAATGGACTGATGAATATTAAAGAGCGTGTACATGTTTTTAACGGACATTTGGACATTAAATCAGGAAAAGAAGGAACCAGTTTAGAAATAGAATTTGAAACAAAGCAAGAACTATGA
- a CDS encoding response regulator transcription factor yields MIKVSITDDHDLFRSGIAMLLEKTKTIEVVHQTASVQELMAQLKQSPVDVALLDISMGATSGLEALLLLKKSHPSVRSIVLTMHNEGQYVVQAIRNGAFGYLLKDCGPDELAEAITQVFNGKKYFNKDVSHLMIEAVNIESNTQKISKREKEVLQLVAQGLTTNEIAAQLFVSKRTIETHRSNILKKLDVQNTAELITKATQLGLL; encoded by the coding sequence ATGATTAAAGTAAGTATTACTGATGACCATGATTTATTCAGAAGCGGAATTGCTATGTTACTTGAAAAAACAAAAACCATTGAAGTTGTTCACCAAACTGCATCTGTCCAAGAATTGATGGCGCAACTAAAGCAATCTCCTGTTGATGTGGCACTGTTGGATATTTCGATGGGTGCAACCAGCGGATTAGAAGCCTTGCTCCTACTTAAAAAATCGCATCCTTCAGTTCGAAGTATTGTACTTACCATGCACAACGAAGGTCAGTATGTTGTACAAGCAATTAGAAATGGGGCTTTTGGTTACTTATTAAAAGATTGTGGTCCCGATGAGCTTGCCGAGGCTATTACACAAGTATTTAATGGTAAAAAGTATTTTAACAAAGATGTTTCTCATCTAATGATTGAAGCTGTTAATATTGAAAGCAATACGCAAAAAATATCGAAACGCGAAAAAGAGGTACTACAACTGGTTGCACAAGGCCTTACAACCAACGAAATTGCGGCACAATTATTTGTTAGTAAACGCACTATTGAAACACATCGAAGTAATATATTAAAGAAATTGGATGTTCAAAACACCGCTGAGCTTATCACCAAAGCCACACAATTAGGACTTTTATAA
- a CDS encoding Smr/MutS family protein: MSNLGKEMVDEMQFSTNYDETRLNQLQTFEFRRICIEEDNFPLSYFIDVREPLLRIRTEGRFMEESELFDLLRSLNTISDIVRFFNKKDDEDYPELKALVANVAIFPFLQDKINFLLNKFGKLKDNASPELARIRKEILSKQNSISRKLSAILRKAKQDGLVEADVNIAIRDGRSVIPISSANKRKLGGIVQDESATGKTSFVEPTEIVEINNEVRELEYAERREIVRILIDVADQIRPYINDLLESYRFMGTIDFIRAKARFAISIDATLPEFHNDQSFIWKESKHPLLYLQHKEAKKEVIPLDIELTSPKQRLLLISGPNAGGKSVCLQTVGLLQYMFQCGCLVPMHESSKMGFFQDIFIDIGDEQSIENDLSTYSSHLFNMKHFLRYSKKETLILIDEFGTGTEPMLGGAIAESVLEQLNKQGVYGVITTHYTNLKHMASQTEGIENGAMLFDTGRIMPLYKLQIAQPGSSFAFEIARKIGLPENILSSAKEKIGQEHVDYDKNLREIVRDKRYWEQKRNTIRINEKRLAEVLERYQLELQNIKKERRDVMEKAKNEADQLLSNANKEIENTIRTIKESQAEKEKTKLARKKLDQFKEQASDKKEKDSKIEKKIQQIKDREQRKAKRKNEKTQVAESPKEQPKKIVKEIISKGDTVKLEGQSLSGEVLSISGKDATVAFGNIQTKVKISRLHKVSKGKKVSQNTSLNAYTNVSDKVRERKLTFKPDIDLRGYRAEEAIQMVINHIDEAVICEAHEVKILHGKGNGILRTLIREQLVTIPFVHKFRDAHIQEGGSGITIVELE, translated from the coding sequence ATGAGCAACCTGGGAAAAGAGATGGTTGATGAAATGCAATTCAGTACTAATTATGATGAGACTCGTTTGAATCAACTTCAAACATTTGAGTTTAGGAGAATATGCATCGAAGAAGATAATTTTCCTCTTAGTTATTTTATTGATGTGCGCGAACCTCTGCTACGAATTAGAACCGAAGGACGATTTATGGAGGAGTCAGAACTATTCGATCTGCTTCGATCATTAAACACGATTAGTGACATTGTTCGTTTCTTCAATAAAAAAGACGATGAAGACTATCCCGAATTAAAAGCACTGGTTGCTAATGTTGCTATTTTTCCTTTTCTGCAGGATAAAATTAATTTCTTACTGAATAAATTCGGAAAGCTAAAAGACAATGCTTCTCCTGAGTTAGCCAGAATTCGTAAAGAAATTTTATCGAAACAAAATAGTATCTCACGCAAACTAAGTGCTATTCTTCGTAAAGCAAAGCAAGATGGGCTGGTCGAAGCAGATGTTAATATTGCCATTCGTGACGGGCGATCGGTAATACCTATTTCTTCGGCAAACAAACGCAAGCTGGGTGGTATTGTTCAGGATGAATCTGCGACTGGTAAAACTTCATTTGTTGAACCAACCGAAATTGTTGAAATCAACAATGAAGTTCGTGAGTTGGAATATGCTGAACGCCGAGAGATTGTTCGCATTTTAATTGATGTAGCTGATCAGATCAGACCTTACATTAACGATCTCCTGGAATCGTATCGATTTATGGGAACAATCGATTTTATCAGAGCAAAAGCTCGTTTTGCTATAAGTATAGATGCTACTCTACCTGAATTCCACAACGATCAGAGCTTTATTTGGAAAGAAAGTAAACACCCACTATTATATCTTCAGCATAAAGAAGCAAAAAAAGAGGTAATTCCACTTGACATTGAACTTACGTCACCAAAACAAAGACTTTTATTAATTTCCGGACCAAATGCCGGAGGTAAATCAGTTTGTCTTCAAACAGTTGGATTACTTCAATATATGTTTCAGTGCGGTTGTTTGGTTCCCATGCACGAAAGCTCTAAAATGGGATTTTTTCAGGATATATTCATCGACATTGGAGATGAGCAATCCATTGAAAATGATTTAAGTACCTACAGCTCTCACCTATTTAATATGAAACACTTTTTACGCTACAGTAAAAAGGAAACATTGATTTTAATTGATGAATTTGGTACAGGAACCGAACCTATGCTTGGTGGAGCTATTGCCGAAAGTGTATTAGAGCAATTAAATAAACAAGGCGTCTACGGAGTAATAACCACTCACTACACCAACCTAAAACATATGGCATCGCAAACTGAGGGTATTGAAAATGGAGCCATGCTTTTTGATACAGGACGTATAATGCCTTTATATAAACTGCAAATAGCTCAACCAGGCTCATCTTTTGCCTTTGAAATAGCACGTAAGATTGGCTTACCTGAAAACATCCTTAGTAGTGCCAAAGAAAAAATAGGTCAGGAGCACGTTGATTATGATAAAAACCTTCGTGAGATAGTTAGAGACAAACGATATTGGGAGCAAAAGCGTAATACAATCCGCATAAACGAAAAACGTCTGGCCGAAGTGTTGGAACGCTACCAGCTCGAACTTCAAAACATCAAAAAAGAGCGTAGAGATGTAATGGAGAAAGCAAAAAACGAAGCTGATCAGCTTCTTTCGAATGCCAACAAAGAAATTGAAAACACCATTCGAACCATTAAAGAATCGCAGGCCGAAAAAGAAAAAACTAAACTGGCTCGTAAAAAGCTCGATCAATTTAAAGAGCAAGCATCCGATAAAAAGGAGAAGGATTCTAAAATAGAGAAGAAAATTCAGCAAATAAAAGATCGAGAGCAGCGCAAAGCCAAACGTAAAAATGAAAAGACTCAGGTTGCTGAATCCCCCAAAGAGCAACCTAAGAAGATAGTTAAAGAAATAATTAGCAAAGGTGACACAGTAAAACTTGAAGGTCAGTCATTATCCGGGGAAGTATTATCTATAAGTGGAAAAGATGCTACAGTTGCTTTCGGAAACATTCAAACTAAAGTAAAAATTAGCCGATTACATAAAGTTTCAAAGGGTAAAAAAGTTTCTCAAAACACATCATTGAACGCCTATACAAATGTTTCAGATAAAGTAAGAGAACGAAAACTCACTTTTAAACCCGACATCGACCTACGTGGCTACAGAGCCGAAGAAGCTATACAAATGGTTATTAATCATATTGATGAAGCTGTAATTTGCGAAGCTCACGAAGTTAAAATACTACATGGAAAAGGAAACGGTATTTTACGAACACTTATTCGGGAACAACTGGTAACGATACCATTTGTACACAAGTTTCGTGATGCCCACATACAAGAAGGAGGATCAGGTATTACCATTGTTGAACTGGAATAA
- a CDS encoding AsmA family protein yields the protein MRLFRKTLIYLGIALVSIVILLILLAEYAEKPISKLAVKQINQTLGSELEIGNIEFSLLKDFPNAQLQLQNVKLKSDSVGLADILLLKNLSIEVEMMPLLDNKINIIEIRLEDGEANYQVYANTKSNIDFLIPADSEEEVSDTSSTQIDLTAPLIKTTGVKLFYKDEAENITATVILDAVSSVFMKGESGLSANAKGEVSIEKVNYPDTKAYLMEQTKMNVDINFRNDTAYLNQAELLSDGIKINASGWIGIVDNYPADLKITNSQFNLKELSKYIPDSLINDYKLTISDGILSADALISGDLLDSVVLPKISASIGLQELAMTALDYPAIKKLNTNITFSNGDERTMASSQIDIKDLLLATNKSSIKAKASVRNFDSPQYTFSSQADILLDEFSYLIPADLKTKMSGRVKANISNSGSVPDSITMRYINDALDRSSAQIWLSNLSVKMDSVIELQNMNGAVNFKNKNITAKNISCQLPEFKLDIKPSTIKGKYIGSIANIDQLGVKIDTFNLNANNSRLIGSAYVKNGKKPYYQTSATTHINLKDWSAFIPDSLLSEYSGELTADFESAGSVNLDSITDDAMRILFRESTLQASSKNLSLKTPDNLYNIENFNGNIFMNNDSISLEDISGSFNKITFSADSTSIVDTYKSVLLNQKDTLKMFGFVHLGNIDYAELAKLLPADDSIEVVSTDTTTTEPMNYSFDIKGKFSIDRFKYQNGVFENISSLYKLTKDEYIFDQFKFDAFKGHTNSSVKVRILPDGAMKIYFKNSTYGLDINQMLVDFDDFKEYGNDDYISYNQLSGTFSTDNLNGYFLYKDSIMLDSILVTADLKLENGRLHDYPLTAEMGRDYKIDGLEDLQFQTIETKLFVYGGAAYVPQTNIKTNTFDITLLGMQKFDLDCQYHLRVYLKEILRKGKTDRIEKKQSKESKQKDDGGTKGLTSVFAVYKVEDGETVKSTIEGKDSELRRAIQRDIRIKEAFMKLAFHPLLVKYNTTVDNAEKE from the coding sequence ATGAGACTTTTTCGTAAAACATTAATATACCTGGGAATTGCATTAGTATCTATTGTTATTTTATTGATTTTACTAGCAGAATATGCTGAAAAGCCAATTTCTAAACTAGCTGTAAAACAGATCAACCAAACTTTAGGTTCTGAGCTTGAAATTGGAAATATCGAATTCTCGCTTTTGAAAGACTTTCCAAATGCCCAATTACAACTTCAGAATGTTAAACTTAAAAGTGACTCTGTTGGTTTAGCCGATATTTTACTTCTAAAAAATCTATCTATAGAAGTTGAAATGATGCCATTACTTGATAACAAGATTAATATAATTGAAATCAGACTAGAAGATGGCGAAGCTAATTACCAGGTTTATGCAAATACAAAAAGTAATATCGACTTTTTAATTCCTGCCGATAGTGAAGAAGAAGTTTCTGACACATCATCAACACAAATAGACTTAACAGCTCCATTAATTAAAACTACAGGAGTTAAACTCTTTTACAAAGATGAGGCTGAAAATATTACTGCCACAGTGATACTTGATGCAGTATCATCCGTATTTATGAAAGGAGAGTCGGGGTTATCCGCCAATGCCAAAGGAGAGGTTAGTATTGAAAAAGTTAACTATCCTGATACAAAGGCTTACCTGATGGAACAAACTAAAATGAATGTTGATATTAATTTCAGAAACGATACCGCTTATTTAAATCAAGCTGAATTATTAAGCGATGGTATTAAAATAAATGCCTCGGGATGGATTGGTATAGTTGACAACTACCCTGCTGATTTAAAAATAACTAACAGCCAATTCAATCTCAAAGAACTATCGAAATATATTCCTGACTCGTTAATTAATGATTATAAATTAACCATTTCAGATGGTATTTTAAGTGCCGATGCCCTTATCAGCGGTGACTTGCTTGACTCAGTTGTTCTTCCTAAGATTTCAGCATCAATTGGATTACAAGAATTAGCAATGACAGCCTTGGATTATCCGGCAATTAAAAAACTAAATACCAACATCACCTTCTCGAATGGAGATGAAAGAACAATGGCTTCGTCGCAGATTGACATTAAAGATTTATTGCTAGCTACCAACAAAAGTAGCATTAAAGCCAAAGCCAGTGTTCGCAACTTCGACAGCCCACAATACACTTTTTCATCTCAAGCTGATATTCTGTTGGACGAATTCAGTTACCTGATTCCTGCCGATTTAAAAACAAAGATGAGTGGACGGGTTAAAGCAAATATTAGCAACAGCGGATCGGTACCTGATTCCATAACAATGCGCTACATTAATGATGCGCTTGATAGAAGTTCGGCCCAAATATGGTTAAGCAATCTTTCGGTTAAAATGGATTCAGTAATTGAGTTACAAAACATGAATGGTGCAGTCAACTTTAAAAACAAAAATATAACTGCAAAAAACATTAGTTGCCAACTTCCAGAATTTAAATTAGATATTAAACCATCGACCATTAAAGGGAAATACATTGGAAGCATTGCAAATATTGATCAATTGGGTGTTAAGATTGATACATTTAATCTTAATGCTAACAATAGTAGACTAATAGGTTCTGCCTACGTCAAAAACGGAAAGAAACCTTATTACCAAACATCGGCCACAACACATATCAACCTTAAGGATTGGAGTGCTTTTATTCCCGACTCCTTACTATCTGAATATAGTGGAGAGCTAACAGCTGATTTTGAATCCGCAGGTTCTGTCAACCTCGATTCGATTACTGATGATGCGATGCGCATTTTGTTTAGAGAAAGCACACTGCAAGCTTCTTCTAAAAATCTTTCCTTAAAAACGCCGGACAATCTTTATAACATTGAGAACTTTAATGGAAATATATTCATGAATAATGATTCTATTTCTCTTGAAGATATTTCTGGAAGCTTTAATAAAATAACATTCAGTGCGGATTCAACAAGTATTGTCGACACCTATAAAAGTGTTTTACTTAATCAGAAAGACACTCTAAAAATGTTTGGTTTTGTTCATTTAGGTAATATCGATTATGCCGAACTTGCAAAATTACTACCTGCAGACGATTCTATCGAAGTTGTCTCAACTGACACGACCACTACAGAACCAATGAATTATTCATTTGATATAAAGGGCAAGTTTAGTATCGATCGTTTTAAATATCAAAATGGAGTATTTGAAAATATAAGTTCTTTATATAAACTAACTAAAGATGAATATATTTTTGATCAGTTTAAATTTGATGCATTTAAAGGTCATACAAATTCATCTGTTAAAGTTCGAATTCTACCTGACGGTGCCATGAAAATATATTTTAAAAATAGTACATATGGTCTTGATATCAACCAAATGCTTGTCGATTTTGATGACTTTAAAGAATATGGAAATGACGACTACATAAGTTATAACCAACTTAGCGGTACTTTTAGCACTGATAATTTAAATGGCTACTTTCTTTATAAAGATAGTATTATGCTTGATTCCATTTTGGTAACTGCTGATTTGAAATTAGAAAATGGTCGCTTACACGACTACCCATTAACAGCTGAAATGGGACGTGATTATAAGATTGACGGACTTGAAGATTTGCAGTTCCAGACAATTGAAACAAAACTCTTTGTATATGGTGGAGCGGCATATGTTCCTCAAACAAATATAAAAACTAACACATTTGATATTACCTTATTAGGAATGCAAAAATTCGATTTGGACTGTCAATATCATTTACGGGTCTATCTAAAAGAAATTTTGCGAAAAGGAAAAACAGATCGAATAGAGAAGAAACAATCCAAAGAAAGTAAACAAAAAGATGATGGAGGTACTAAAGGTTTAACTTCTGTTTTTGCTGTTTACAAAGTTGAAGATGGAGAAACCGTTAAAAGCACTATTGAAGGCAAAGATTCCGAATTAAGACGTGCCATCCAACGAGATATTAGGATTAAAGAGGCATTTATGAAATTAGCTTTCCATCCTCTATTGGTCAAATACAACACAACTGTTGACAATGCAGAAAAAGAATAA
- a CDS encoding thioredoxin domain-containing protein — MQKKNKNITITVVILCIAIIASLLFFKNRQQKIYNNEFISKISNINDDDIVLGNREAKNTVIMFFDYNCRYCRKFMNTVYPDFKKTYLDTGNTKLVLRLTCSPNDSIAIQAYQTVVCINKFGNFEKLHRLLLHKNEIIYSEYFQELKDEYIAVNEFVANCLFNSNNSTIKTNIKQFKELKTKGTPTFIINKKILVGYQDINAITKALK; from the coding sequence ATGCAGAAAAAGAATAAAAATATTACAATCACTGTTGTAATTTTATGTATTGCAATTATTGCCTCGCTTCTTTTTTTTAAGAACAGGCAGCAAAAAATTTACAATAATGAATTCATAAGTAAAATATCAAATATAAATGATGATGATATTGTTTTAGGTAACAGAGAAGCTAAGAATACTGTAATCATGTTTTTTGATTACAATTGCCGCTATTGTCGAAAATTCATGAATACTGTTTATCCCGATTTCAAAAAAACATATCTGGATACTGGGAATACCAAATTGGTATTACGCCTTACATGCAGCCCTAATGACTCAATTGCAATACAAGCTTATCAAACAGTTGTTTGCATTAATAAATTTGGAAATTTTGAAAAACTTCATCGCTTACTTTTGCACAAAAATGAAATAATCTACTCTGAGTATTTTCAGGAATTAAAAGATGAATATATTGCTGTTAACGAATTTGTTGCCAATTGCCTTTTCAATTCAAATAACTCAACAATAAAAACCAACATCAAACAGTTTAAAGAGTTAAAAACCAAAGGAACACCAACTTTCATTATCAATAAAAAGATTTTAGTCGGATATCAGGATATAAATGCCATAACAAAAGCACTCAAATAA
- a CDS encoding TlpA disulfide reductase family protein, with product MTKFLMIIAFVGFALSASGQKYQVGDIAPDIIQSTPQGDSLALSSLRGKLVLIDFWASWCKPCRKESPVLVDAYSKFKDSSFKGGEGFTIYSVSLDSNKESWLKAISDDGLLWNEHVSNLKGWRNEASKLYGVRGIPANFLIDGEGVIVAVNLRGDRLEKELSKQRKSDWYKIWKK from the coding sequence ATGACAAAGTTTTTAATGATAATTGCTTTTGTGGGTTTTGCCCTTTCGGCTTCAGGCCAAAAATACCAGGTTGGGGACATTGCACCTGATATTATACAATCAACCCCACAAGGCGATTCATTGGCATTATCATCCTTAAGAGGTAAACTGGTATTAATCGATTTTTGGGCTTCGTGGTGTAAACCATGCAGGAAAGAGAGTCCTGTTTTAGTGGATGCATATAGTAAGTTTAAAGATAGTAGCTTTAAAGGTGGAGAAGGCTTTACTATTTATTCCGTATCCTTGGATTCAAATAAAGAATCGTGGTTAAAAGCAATTAGTGATGATGGATTGTTGTGGAATGAACATGTTAGCAACTTAAAAGGATGGCGTAATGAAGCTTCTAAGTTATACGGAGTGAGAGGTATTCCTGCTAATTTTTTAATCGATGGTGAAGGTGTAATTGTTGCAGTGAACTTAAGAGGTGATCGCTTGGAAAAAGAGCTTAGTAAGCAGCGTAAAAGTGACTGGTATAAAATATGGAAAAAATAG
- a CDS encoding phosphatase PAP2 family protein, whose translation MRSRIKISIFCTVICLIIIASTFIFPFGFSAIHKNWTADLWLFISNTGGTFGVPIITLCFCLLISIQYKGWAKKMLFLTLSLLAFSAILGGFAQINEYFIKEKLRIQRPNIIYLHNEKGFDSDAFYNLPNKTERRKYLQKKLEKVGAENITFNNKSLHPDVLDHWLHETGFSFPSGHSVNAFLMATLMAYILLFTYEDYKRRTFFIIPFIWATLVAISRVILGVHSPRDISAGALMGSIVAYLIISTGIIDRYLKQKVN comes from the coding sequence ATGAGATCGCGAATCAAAATTTCGATATTTTGCACTGTTATTTGTTTAATCATCATTGCCTCTACTTTTATATTTCCATTTGGTTTTTCGGCAATTCATAAAAATTGGACAGCCGATTTATGGTTGTTTATATCCAATACCGGAGGGACTTTTGGAGTACCTATTATCACACTATGCTTTTGTCTTCTAATCAGTATTCAGTATAAAGGTTGGGCTAAAAAAATGTTATTCCTAACACTATCACTACTAGCATTTTCAGCAATACTAGGTGGTTTTGCCCAGATAAATGAGTATTTTATTAAGGAAAAATTAAGAATTCAACGCCCCAATATTATCTACCTTCATAATGAAAAAGGTTTTGATAGTGATGCTTTTTATAACCTCCCAAACAAAACGGAAAGAAGGAAATACCTTCAAAAGAAATTGGAAAAAGTAGGAGCTGAAAATATAACCTTCAACAACAAGTCCCTTCATCCGGATGTACTTGATCATTGGTTACACGAAACCGGTTTTTCGTTCCCTTCTGGTCATTCGGTAAATGCATTTTTGATGGCAACACTAATGGCTTATATCTTACTATTCACGTACGAAGACTACAAAAGACGAACTTTTTTTATTATCCCTTTTATTTGGGCAACCTTAGTAGCCATCTCGAGGGTTATATTGGGAGTACATTCTCCAAGAGACATATCAGCAGGCGCTCTCATGGGCAGTATTGTTGCTTATCTGATAATTAGTACTGGAATAATTGATCGCTACCTGAAACAAAAGGTAAATTAA